The following nucleotide sequence is from Pleurodeles waltl isolate 20211129_DDA chromosome 8, aPleWal1.hap1.20221129, whole genome shotgun sequence.
GGTACAAGCTTCACTCCCCCACCCGGGGGTACATCTGAGGGGTGCCCTACAGGCGTAAGGCTGGCTGGCACCCCCCGGAGAGGGCCTTACATGGGCCCCATCTTTAAAagtcaacaggggaggggggtgctgctctAAAAGTGGGGGGCAGTGTCAAGGGGTAGCCTCAGTAATTGCAAGTGGTTCAGCGGCTGTGTCGCCCCTTACACAGGTCACACCTGTCAGTGCCACTCCTGGAGTCCTGGGGTGCGGTGGGCACTGACAGAAGGGCACAGAGCATCCCTAGATATACccgttatgggggggggggggggggggggtcaccatcTCAAGAGCACATGAGCACCAGGAGCGTGAAGCCTGGCTCTCCATAGCACCCCAGCAGGATCACATCTGAGGGGTGTCCCCCCCGGCAGGGCCACATCTGAGGGGTGCCCTGTGACACACGGCTGGCACCCCCACCACCGGTGCAAGAGGCACGTGTGCACCAGGAGTGTGAAGCCCGGATCTTCAAGACACCCCGGGCATTCCTGGGGATAAAAATACCCCTGGCCAGCCAGCACTTTCTGCCGCTAGCCTTCCGGAGGGGGCGAGGGGGTGGCCGGGCCGGACTGCTGTATAAGGACCTGTCGAGAGCACCGGGGCTATAAAAGAGGGTCAAGGGGGTGTCCAGCCTGCCGAAGACCTCAACAACTCTCCTTCGCCACTACAGACAGACCCCAAGAGCGGTGAGTGAGCAGTGCCAGCCTGGAGCCCTGGCACCAGGGGGGCTTGTGagggtggggtcagttgtgggACAAGTCAGTTCAGGCACTGGGGAGGTTGGGGGTAGAGGGGacagcagtgggaaaggacagcccTGACACTGCACTCGAGGGTCCTGGCACTACCCTCTGTGACCCTGGCATTGTGGGGGAAGGAGGTAGGTGAGAGAGTGGTCAACTGTGGGACAGGACAGCCCTGGCACTACCCTCAGGTGCCCTGGCACTAGGGGGCTTGTGAGGGTAGGGTCAGTTGTGGGACAAGACAGTTCAGACACTGGGGAGGTTGGGGGTAGAGGGGACAGCAGTGGGACAGGACAGCCCTGGCACTGCACTCGGGGGTCCTGGCACTGCACTCGAGGAGCCTGGcactgtggaggaggggggctggagAGGGTGGTGGtcagctgtgggacaggacagtcCAGGCACTTTCCTCGGGGGTCCTGGCACGAAGGGGGCGTGCAAGGGTGGGGTCAGCAGTGGGCCAGGACACTCCTGACACTGCCCTCGGGGGTCCTGGCACTAAGGAGGCTGATGATAGAGGAGGGTAGCAGTGGGACAGGACAGTCCTGCCCTCAGGGACATTGGCACTAGAGAGGCAGGTGGGAGAGGGGGTCAGCTGCGGGCGTGGACAGTCCAGGCACTGCTCTAGGGTACCCCGCCACGGGGAAGCAGATGGAGAAGTCAGCAGTAGGACAGGACAGCCCTGGCACTGTCCTCAGGGACCATGGCACTAGGGAGGCTGGGAGGTAGAAGGGTCAGTATTGAGCCAGGACAGTCCAGCCACTGCCATCTGAGACCCTGGCACTAGTGTGGCTGGGGGAAGAAGGGTTAGTAGTGGGACAGGACAGCCCTGGCACTGCCCCGATGACCTGGCACTATGGAGGCTGGTGATGGAAGACTGAGCTGTAGAACAGGACAGCCCTGGCACTGCCCTCAGGGACCCTGGCACTAGAGAGGCTTGGGGATAGAGGAGTCAGCTGTGTGGAAAGGACAGTCCTGGCACTGTCCTCGGGGACCCTGGCACTAAGGAGGCTGGTGATGGAGGAGGGTAGCAGTGGGACAGGACAGTCCTGCCCTCAGGGACATTGGCACTAGAGAGGCAGGTGGGAGAGGGGGTCAGCTGCGGGCGTGGGCAGTCCAGGCACTGCTCTAGGGTACCCCGCCACGGGGAAGCAGAGCACTATAGAGGCTAGGGGTACAGGGGTCAGCAGTGGGACAGGCCAGTCCTGGCACTGCCCTCGAGCAGCCAGGTACGGGGGCGGGGGGATGGGGtcagctgtgggacaggacagtcCTGGCACTTCCCTCGGGGTTCCAGGCACTGCCACCTGGGACCCTGGCACTAGGGAGGCTGGTGATGGAAGGGTCACCAGTAGAACAGGACAGTCCAGGCACTGCCACCTGGGAGCCTGGCACTAGGGAGGCTGGTGATGGAAGAGTCATCAGTAGGACAGGAAAGTCCAGGCACTGCCCTGGCACTAGCGATTCTGATATAGAGGGGTCACCAGTGGGCCATGCCTGTCACAGGAGATGGAGAGCAGCTGCCCCAGGGCCCAGGTAGTGCCGGGGGTCCTGCTGGGCGCCTCTAGGCACTCTGAATCCTAGTCACAAACCTAAGACACGGAGAGCAGCTGAAccaaaggggaggggaggggagctcgGAGGGGGCCGCCTCCAAGCACTAGAGCGTTCAAGTGACAGCCCGACAGCTGCACCGGGGCCGAGGGCAGAGCTggtcgggggtggggggtgttgggaggGGTGGGAATGCTGACCGCCTCTAGGCACTAGAGGGTCAAAGTGACAACCCGAGAGCTGCTCCAGGGCTGGGGGACTGCAGACCGCCTCTAGGCGCCAGAGAGTAAGCTGAGAGTAACGCAGCGGTCGAGGACAGCGGCCGCGGGTCCTGCTGGCCGCCTCTAGGCGCCCAAGGGTCCTAGTCACAAACCTTACACATGAAGAGAAGCTTACAGCTCACCAGGGTGAGGGTAGCGCTGGAGTTTACACTGGACGCCTCTGGGCGCCCAAGGGTCCTCGTCACAAACCTTATGCATGAagagcaccggcaccagcaccagaGGCGAGGGCTGAGGGGAGCGCCTCTAGGCACTTGAGCCGAGGAGAGATGCACTAGAGCTGGGTGGAGCTCCTCTAGGCACTAGAGCCGAGGAGAGCTGCACTAGAGCGGAGGGGAGCGTCTCTAGGCACTAGAGCTGAGGGGAGCGTCTCTAGGCACTAGAGCCGAGGGGAGCTGCACTAGAGCCGAGGGGAGCGCCTCTAGGCACTTGAGCCGAGGAGAGATGCACTAGAGCTGGGTGGAGCTCCTCTAGGCACTAGAGCCGAGGAGAGCTGCACTAGAGCCGAGGGGAGCTGCACTAGAGCCGAGGGGAGCGCCTCTAGGCACTAGAGCCAACGGGAGCTGCACTAGAGCCGAGGGGAGCGCCTCTAGGCACTAAAGCTGAGGGGATCGCAGGGGTTCATGGAGGGCTGGGGGTCCTGGGAGGGATGAAGGTCTGTAAGAGGCCTGGATGTGACCCCTGCCTCTCCCCCCAGGTTCACAATGGCCTTCGCTGGACTCCTGAGCGACGCTGACATCGCTGCTGCCCTGGACAGCTGCAAAGGTGAGACATGGGGGCCCAatgccaccctccccccccccccccccccccaaatgccaCCTCTCCTCATCCCCCAGCGCTACCTCTCCTCACCCGGTGCCACATCTCAACCCCTGCCgcgtgccaccatcctcacccccagtgCCACCTCTCCCCACCCCCTGCCTAATGCCAGCCTTCCTCCCCGAGTGCCTCCTCACCCCTGCCCTGTGCCACCCCGCCTCACCCCCAATGCCAACCCTCTTCACCCCCTGCAAAAtgccacccctcaccccccccgtgCCATCCCTCCTCACCCCTTCCCTCCTACCCAGTGGCCCTCCTCACCACCTAAGTGCCACCCCCTCTTCACCCCCTGCCTCTCACCACCACAGTGGCACCCCCTCCACACACTCTGCCCCGTGCCATCCCTCCTCGCCCCTCCCAGTACCCCCTCCTTACCCCCACACTGTTCACCTTCTCGCCACTCCTCCTCACCCCAAacctcttcaccccccccccccccacacacacacactaggcaCTATATGCCGCTGACCCGGACTCGCCCTCTATGAGCTTGCTATGTTTCTGTAGAGTCTCCTCCCCCACAGTCTGCCCTCCACTGCGGGCTCTGTCCCTTCCCTGGCagtgtctctccctccctcctgccctccgctGGGGGCTCTGTCCCTTCCCTGGcagtgtgtctctctctccctccctcctgccctccgctGTGggctctgtcccctccctggcagtgtctctccctccctccctccactgaggGCTCTGTCCCTTCCCTGGCAgtgtctccctccctccctccctccctcccaccttccctccactgtggaCTCTACCCTTCCCTAGCAGtgtctctccctccttccctccgCTGTGGGCTCtgtcctttccctggcagtgtctccctccctccctccctcctgccctccgctGCAGGCTCTGTCCCTTCCCTGGcagtgtgtctctctctccctccctccctccctccactgtgGGCTCTGTCCCTTCCCTGgcagtgtctgtctctctctctctctctccctccctccctccctccctccctccactgtgGGCTCTGTCCCTTCCCTGGCAgtgtgtctctctccctccctctgccctccactGTGGGCTCTGTCCCTTCCCTGGcagtgtgtctctctctccctccctccactgTGGGCTCTGTCACTTCCCTGGCAGTGTCTCCCTCCCGCCCTCCACTGTGGGCTCTGTCCCTTCCCTGGcagtgtgtctctctctccctccctctgccctccactGTGGGCTCTGTCCCTTCCCTGGcagtgtgtctctctctccctccctccactgTGGGCTCTGTCACTTCCCTGGCAGTGTCTCCCTCCCGCCCTCCACTGTGGGCTCTGTCCCTTCCCTGGCAGggtgtctctctccctccctcctgccctacacTGTGGGCTCTGTCCCTTCCCTGGcagcgtgtctctctctctccctccctccctccctccctccactgtgGGCTCTGTCCCTTCCCTGGcagtgtgtctctctctccctccctcctgccctccactgTGGGCTCTGTCCCTTCCCTGGcagtgtgtctctctctccctccctccactgTGGGCTCTGTCCCTTCCCTGGcagtgtgtctctctctccctccctcctgccctccactgTGGGCTCTGTCCCTTCCCTGGCAGTGTGTCTCCCTCCCGCCCTCCACTGAGGGCTCTGTCCCTTCCCtggcagtgtctctctctctctccctccctccctccctccctcctgcccgcCACTGTGGGCCCCGTCACCCTCCCTTGCAACGTCTCCCGCTCTCATTTGTGTCTGAGCGCTGAGTGGTCTCTGGCAgtctccccccaccctccactggggactctgtccccttccctcgCAGGTCCTCCCTCTCACCCCAGTGCCCCTCTACCCTCCacctgtgccccttcctcacccctccaccatctcacaccctcactcctccaccctctcacacctgtgccctccaccctcccacacctgtgcccctccctcacccctccatCCTCACACCTGTGCCCCTCCCTCACTTCCACCCTCTCACACCTGTGGCCGTCcgtcacacctccaccctcacacctGTGCCCTCCACCCTCTCACATCTGTGCCCCTCCCTCACACCTCCACCCTCTCACACCTGTGCCCCTCCCTCACACCTCCACCCTCTCACACCTGTGCCTTCCACCCTCACAGACTCCTTCAACTACAAGAGCTTCTTCGCCAAGATCGGGCTTCAGGGCAAGTCCGGCGACCTCGTCAAGAAGGTCTTCGCCGTCCTGGACCAGGACCAGAGCGGCTTCATTGAGGAGGATGAGCTGAGGTGAGTTGGGGCTGGTGGAGGGCTCCGGGGGGTTCATGCGCCTGCCGCAGGGACAAGAGGGGCGCTGGGggagggcttggggggggggggttcatgcaTCTGCCGCAGAGACAAGAGGGGCGCCGATGGAGGGCTGGGGGGGTTCATGTGCCCGCCGCAGGGACAAGAGGGGCGCCGGGGAGGGTTTGGGGATTATTGCACCTGCCGCAGGGACAAGAGGGGTGCTGGGGGAGGGCTGAGGGGTTCATGCATCTGCCGCAGGGACAAGAGGGGTGCTGGGGGAGGGCTGGGGGGTTTATGCATCTGCCGCAGGGACAAGAGGGGTGCTGGGGGAGGGCTGGGGGGTTCATGCATCTGCCGCAGGGACAAGAGGGGCGCCAGGGAGGGTTTGGGGATTCATGCACCTGCCGCAGGGACAAGAGGGGTGCTGGGGGAGGGCTGGGGGGTTCATGCATCTGCCGCAGGGACAAGAGGGGTGCTGGGGGGTTTATGCATCTGCCGCAGGGACAAGAGGGGTGCTGGGGAGGGCTGGGGGGTTCATGCATCTGCCGCAGGGACAAGAGGGGTGCTGGGGGAGGGTTCGGGCACGGATTACGCCCTAAGCCTTAGTACACACAAGAGCCCAGAGCAGCTAGTGTTCAATTTCTCAGGGAGGCAGGGGGTGGGAGGCTGGGTTTGATCTCTCAGGGAGGCAGGGGTTGGGAGGCTGGTTTTGACCTCTCAGGGAGGCAGGGGGAGGGAGGCTGGTTTTGACCTCTCAGGGAGGCAGGGGGAGGGAGGCTGGTTTTGACCTCTCAGGGAGGCAGGGTGTGTGAGGCTGGGTTTTGATCACTCAGGGATGCAGGGGGTGGGAGGCTGGGTTTTGACCTCTCAGGGATGCAGGGGTTGGGAGGCTGGTTTTGATCTCTCAGGGAGGCAGGGGGAGGGAGGCTGGGTTTTGATCTCTCAGGGAGGCAGGGGGAGGGAGGCTGGGTTTTGACCTCTCAGGGATGCAGGGGTTGGGAGGCTGGTTTTGATCTCTCAGGGAGGCAGGGGGAGGGAGGCTGGGTTTTGATCTCTCAGGGAGGCAGGGGGTGGAAGGCTGGGTTTGATCTCTCAGGGAGGCAGGGGGAGGGAGGCTGGGTTTTGATCTCTCAGGGATGCAGGGGGTGGGAGGCTGGGTTTTCATCTCTCAGGGAGGCAGGGGGAGGGAGGCTGGGTTTTGATCTCTTAGGGATGCAGGGGGTGGGAGGCTGGGTTTGATCTCTCAGGGGGCGCGAGGCTCGTGACCTTCCAAGGTAGCAGGAATACGTGCCCTTCTGCAGAACCCTCACAATCCACCCTTCCTCTCCACCCCAGGCTGTTTCTGCAGAACTTCAGCGCCGGCGCCAGAGCCCTGAGCGA
It contains:
- the LOC138248963 gene encoding parvalbumin alpha-like, which gives rise to MAFAGLLSDADIAAALDSCKDSFNYKSFFAKIGLQGKSGDLVKKVFAVLDQDQSGFIEEDELRLFLQNFSAGARALSDCETKAFLAAGDSDGDGKIGVDEFQSLLKN